A window from Bacillota bacterium encodes these proteins:
- a CDS encoding DUF2273 domain-containing protein, with protein MRPEVREMLRIALEHPGKVFGSIFGFIVGWVMILFSPIAGLYLVGCVAAGYLIGRYIDSRRSIRDILGDLLPPQDR; from the coding sequence ATGCGTCCCGAGGTCAGGGAGATGCTGCGCATTGCCCTCGAACACCCGGGGAAGGTGTTCGGGTCGATATTCGGTTTCATTGTCGGATGGGTGATGATCCTCTTCAGCCCCATTGCCGGCCTCTATCTTGTGGGCTGTGTAGCCGCAGGCTACCTTATCGGCCGGTATATCGACAGTCGCAGGAGCATCAGGGACATCCTCGGAGATCTTCTGCCGCCTCAGGATCGCTGA
- the argR gene encoding arginine repressor, which produces MKAKRHARVLKIIRDKVVETQEDLARELRKEGFKVTQATVSRDIKELRITKLPTSDGRYRYGLPHERSQEEAQRRLERLFADSVVAVDFSENLVVIKTLTGNAHAVAAAIDEADFKEIVGTIAGDDTILAVVRPKSAVPELLGRFNRLRRPSPEERGE; this is translated from the coding sequence TTGAAGGCCAAGCGCCACGCGAGGGTGCTCAAGATCATCAGGGACAAGGTGGTCGAAACCCAGGAAGACCTCGCCCGTGAACTGCGCAAGGAGGGCTTCAAAGTCACGCAGGCCACTGTCTCTCGGGACATCAAAGAGCTGCGCATAACGAAGCTGCCCACCAGCGACGGACGGTATCGCTACGGCCTGCCGCACGAGCGGTCGCAAGAAGAGGCCCAGCGACGTCTCGAAAGGCTGTTCGCGGATTCCGTTGTGGCCGTCGATTTCAGCGAGAACCTGGTCGTCATCAAGACCCTCACGGGCAACGCCCACGCGGTGGCGGCAGCCATCGACGAGGCGGACTTCAAGGAGATCGTGGGAACTATAGCCGGCGACGACACGATCCTGGCGGTGGTCCGCCCCAAGTCTGCCGTCCCCGAACTGCTGGGAAGATTCAACAGGCTGCGACGGCCGTCCCCGGAGGAGCGCGGGGAATAG
- the xseA gene encoding exodeoxyribonuclease VII large subunit — protein MLSIYSVSDVNRHIKQIVEGDEALSGIWVRGEISNFTYHTSGHMYFSLKDASARLRCVMFRGNNARLKFMPADGMLVFAFGSVGVYEKAGDVQLYVEDMMPAGTGSLYLAFLQLREKLAVEGLLDASRKRPLPRFPSVVGVVTSPTGAAVRDVITVISRRAPGTTVLVVPAQVQGDEAPESIVKALELVNRASALIDVVIVGRGGGSIEDLWAFNDERVARAIAGCKVPVISAVGHETDFTIADFVADRRAPTPSAAAEMAVPDLAETRQALLQLSLRLEAAAKAEVRRHREWFERVARSHVFRFPQDITRDHRQRLGDAHQRAVAAIARRLAEKREVFGALAARLDVLSPLGTLARGYAVVRTLPERRVVRGVRSVAEGDGVEVLLADGSVECVVTTVKEGGPNGRRGDED, from the coding sequence ATGCTCTCTATCTATTCTGTCTCCGATGTCAACAGGCACATAAAGCAGATCGTCGAAGGCGACGAGGCCCTTTCAGGTATCTGGGTGCGCGGCGAGATCTCCAATTTCACCTATCACACATCGGGGCACATGTACTTCAGCCTCAAGGACGCTTCCGCAAGGCTTCGGTGCGTGATGTTTCGCGGAAACAACGCCCGTCTCAAGTTCATGCCCGCCGACGGAATGCTCGTATTCGCGTTCGGCTCGGTGGGCGTATACGAAAAAGCCGGCGATGTGCAGCTCTATGTGGAAGACATGATGCCCGCTGGCACCGGGTCGCTGTACCTCGCGTTCCTGCAACTACGCGAGAAACTCGCTGTGGAAGGCCTCCTAGATGCCTCGAGAAAGCGACCGCTGCCGAGGTTCCCGTCGGTCGTTGGGGTCGTGACATCTCCCACCGGCGCCGCAGTGCGTGATGTCATCACCGTGATAAGCCGCAGAGCGCCAGGCACCACGGTGCTTGTGGTGCCCGCTCAGGTGCAGGGGGACGAAGCCCCAGAAAGCATAGTCAAGGCCCTCGAGCTCGTGAACCGCGCCTCCGCGCTCATCGACGTGGTCATCGTGGGACGGGGCGGCGGCTCCATAGAGGACCTCTGGGCGTTCAACGACGAAAGAGTCGCCCGGGCCATCGCAGGCTGCAAGGTTCCTGTGATATCCGCCGTAGGCCATGAGACAGATTTCACCATCGCAGACTTCGTGGCAGACCGTCGGGCGCCTACTCCTTCGGCCGCCGCCGAAATGGCCGTTCCCGACCTGGCCGAGACAAGACAGGCGCTCCTTCAACTTTCGTTGCGCCTGGAGGCCGCGGCGAAGGCAGAGGTGCGCCGGCACAGAGAGTGGTTCGAGCGCGTCGCCCGGTCTCACGTCTTCAGGTTTCCTCAAGACATAACGAGAGACCACCGGCAGAGGCTGGGTGACGCGCACCAGAGGGCGGTCGCAGCCATTGCGCGGAGGCTCGCCGAAAAGCGAGAGGTGTTCGGAGCGCTCGCGGCGCGGCTCGATGTGTTGAGCCCGCTGGGCACGCTCGCGCGCGGTTACGCTGTGGTCAGGACCCTTCCAGAGAGGCGCGTCGTCCGCGGTGTGAGGAGCGTCGCGGAAGGCGACGGGGTCGAAGTGCTGCTTGCCGACGGAAGCGTTGAGTGCGTCGTGACCACGGTCAAGGAGGGAGGCCCCAATGGGAGACGAGGGGACGAAGATTGA
- a CDS encoding NAD(+)/NADH kinase: MRIGLVTHLGKHAAVETAKELLRFLPARGVQVMLDPDSAREFGLVDLSFGEEAIGEKLDLAVVLGGDGALLNAARRLAGSEVPILGVNVGHLGFLTEVELPDLYEALERVLSGRYTVEERMMLRAQVTRGSKGTVADFVGLNDVVVTKGAFARMIRLKTYIGPNFIGTYPADGAIVASPTGSTGYSLSAGGPIVDPAIDTLIVTFICPHTLAARSFVASRRDTVRIVVSAPSEEVMLTVDGQVGFRLENRDEVLVEAAPTKTRLVKLGRRSFYEVLRTRLAEGNV, encoded by the coding sequence ATGAGGATAGGCCTTGTAACCCACCTTGGAAAGCACGCCGCCGTCGAAACGGCGAAGGAGCTCCTGAGGTTCCTTCCCGCGCGAGGGGTCCAGGTCATGCTTGATCCCGACAGTGCGCGGGAATTCGGCCTCGTCGACCTGTCCTTCGGCGAGGAGGCCATTGGTGAGAAGCTCGACCTCGCCGTCGTGCTCGGGGGCGATGGCGCCCTCCTGAATGCGGCCCGCCGCCTTGCCGGTAGTGAGGTTCCCATCCTCGGCGTGAACGTCGGCCATCTCGGGTTTCTCACTGAGGTGGAGCTTCCCGACTTGTACGAGGCTCTCGAGAGGGTCCTAAGCGGCCGGTACACTGTGGAGGAGAGAATGATGCTCCGTGCGCAGGTCACGCGCGGGTCAAAGGGAACCGTGGCAGACTTCGTTGGGCTGAACGACGTGGTTGTCACCAAGGGCGCGTTTGCCAGAATGATACGGCTGAAGACGTACATCGGCCCGAATTTCATTGGCACCTACCCGGCGGACGGCGCCATAGTCGCGAGCCCCACCGGCTCCACCGGCTACTCCTTGTCCGCGGGCGGCCCGATAGTAGACCCGGCCATCGATACCCTCATAGTGACGTTCATTTGCCCGCACACTTTGGCGGCGAGATCCTTCGTCGCTTCCCGCAGGGACACGGTGAGGATAGTCGTGTCCGCCCCGAGCGAGGAGGTCATGCTGACCGTCGACGGCCAGGTGGGATTTCGCTTGGAGAACCGCGACGAGGTCCTTGTGGAAGCCGCCCCGACGAAGACCCGGCTCGTGAAGCTCGGGCGTCGCAGCTTCTACGAGGTCCTCAGGACGCGTCTTGCGGAAGGGAACGTGTAG
- a CDS encoding exodeoxyribonuclease VII small subunit gives MGDEGTKIDFEKAMEELEETVSRLEGGELTLEESLEAFEKGMSLVKMCRKKLDEAETRIAKLVETKGGELVTEPFRLEEDAG, from the coding sequence ATGGGAGACGAGGGGACGAAGATTGACTTCGAGAAGGCCATGGAGGAGCTCGAGGAGACGGTGTCGCGCCTGGAAGGCGGCGAGCTCACGCTGGAGGAGTCTCTCGAGGCTTTCGAGAAAGGCATGTCACTCGTGAAGATGTGCCGGAAGAAGCTAGACGAAGCGGAAACAAGGATCGCGAAGCTTGTGGAGACGAAAGGCGGCGAGCTCGTCACCGAGCCATTCCGTCTCGAGGAAGATGCGGGATGA
- a CDS encoding TlyA family RNA methyltransferase has protein sequence MFETREKARRAIMAGEVFVDGARQDKPGAKVPASSAIEVRPTKAAYVSRGGEKLEKALHEFGVDVAGKVAIDVGASTGGFTDCLLRHGARRVYAVDVGYGQLAWELRNDPRVVVCERTNVRYLTREAVPEPADVCTIDVSFISITKFLEHLLTFLVAGASIVALVKPQFEAGREKVGKGGVVRDPDVHAETLLRVVEFMMGCGLEIRGITYSPIRGPAGNIEFLVYAVKCREPSCGLGAAVSEALEASVREVVLAAHRALD, from the coding sequence ATGTTCGAAACGAGAGAGAAGGCCCGCCGGGCCATAATGGCAGGCGAGGTTTTCGTGGACGGCGCAAGGCAGGACAAGCCAGGCGCGAAGGTACCCGCGTCGTCGGCGATCGAGGTGAGGCCGACGAAAGCCGCGTACGTGAGCAGGGGCGGGGAGAAGCTCGAGAAGGCCCTCCACGAGTTCGGCGTGGACGTGGCCGGAAAGGTTGCCATCGACGTCGGCGCATCCACCGGCGGGTTCACCGACTGCCTACTGCGTCACGGTGCGAGACGGGTGTATGCCGTTGACGTGGGATACGGTCAGCTCGCGTGGGAGCTTCGGAATGACCCCAGGGTGGTGGTGTGCGAGCGCACAAACGTGCGGTATCTCACGAGGGAGGCTGTGCCGGAGCCAGCGGATGTCTGCACGATCGATGTGTCGTTCATATCGATAACGAAGTTTCTCGAGCATCTGTTGACGTTTCTGGTTGCCGGCGCGTCCATCGTGGCGCTCGTGAAGCCCCAGTTTGAGGCGGGCAGAGAGAAAGTGGGCAAGGGAGGGGTGGTCCGCGACCCCGACGTCCACGCGGAGACGCTCCTTCGCGTGGTGGAGTTCATGATGGGGTGTGGACTGGAGATCCGAGGGATCACCTATTCGCCGATAAGAGGGCCTGCAGGAAACATCGAGTTCTTGGTGTATGCAGTAAAGTGCCGAGAGCCCAGTTGCGGTCTCGGCGCGGCAGTGAGCGAAGCGCTTGAGGCCTCGGTGCGTGAGGTAGTGCTCGCGGCGCATCGCGCCCTCGACTGA
- the recN gene encoding DNA repair protein RecN, translated as MLLELHIKDFALVEEVELQFREGFNVLSGETGAGKSIIIGAVTLLLGGRAFLDLVRTGTDEAVIHGVFSVPKGSSARRAIEDLGIEVGNDDLVVISRTISRSGRNQCRVNGRPVTQGMLAGIGEHLVDIHGQNEHQSLLRVGKHIEFLDRFAGPETLALRDEVRSCHARLVELQERLAALRTGERERAQRLDLLEFQAREIDAARLSPGEDVQLARDRAVLAAADQLYAHAEAAYAALQGTDGLSAGACDAIAAAISEIEAIMKVDDSVRGAQELLQSASAACEEAARMLRVYRDGIEVDPARLAQVEERLAVLQRLKKKYGDTVDEILEFRREIGREIEKAASSEEEIAAIERELAKTRESLGALAGSLHELRARAARVLEKQVEAELAELNMGSCEFRVSFSTKEDAAGVPVGGKLLACGASGVDTVEFLLSANRGEPAKPLARIASGGEISRVMLALKSCLASVDEVDTLIFDEIDAGIGGRTATAVAAKLAATSRMRQVICVTHLAQIASMADTHYVINKVEGGGRTKTVVEKLEGEARIAEIARMLGGAGLTPTTFEHAREMLQAASRASGR; from the coding sequence GTGCTTCTTGAGCTCCATATCAAAGACTTCGCTCTTGTGGAGGAAGTCGAGCTCCAATTCAGGGAAGGGTTCAACGTGCTCTCGGGAGAGACAGGCGCGGGCAAGTCCATCATCATCGGTGCCGTGACTCTCCTTCTTGGAGGGCGCGCGTTTTTGGACCTGGTCCGCACGGGGACGGACGAAGCCGTCATCCACGGGGTGTTCTCCGTCCCGAAAGGGTCTTCTGCGCGTCGGGCCATCGAAGACCTTGGCATAGAAGTGGGGAACGACGACCTTGTGGTCATCTCACGCACCATCTCAAGATCCGGAAGGAACCAGTGCAGGGTGAACGGGCGGCCCGTCACGCAGGGGATGCTTGCAGGCATCGGTGAGCATCTGGTTGACATCCACGGCCAAAACGAGCACCAGTCGCTGCTCCGGGTAGGGAAGCACATAGAGTTCCTCGACAGGTTTGCAGGCCCGGAGACGCTTGCCCTTCGCGATGAGGTGCGGTCCTGTCATGCGCGCCTCGTGGAGCTCCAGGAGAGGCTCGCAGCGCTTCGCACGGGAGAGAGGGAGCGCGCGCAGCGCTTGGACCTTCTCGAGTTTCAAGCGAGAGAGATCGACGCCGCGCGGCTTTCCCCAGGAGAGGACGTGCAGCTTGCACGCGACCGGGCGGTCCTCGCTGCGGCGGACCAGCTCTACGCCCACGCCGAGGCGGCGTACGCCGCGCTCCAGGGGACTGACGGCCTGTCAGCGGGCGCTTGTGACGCCATAGCCGCGGCCATTTCGGAGATCGAGGCCATCATGAAGGTGGATGACTCCGTGAGAGGGGCGCAAGAGCTCCTGCAAAGTGCCTCAGCCGCGTGCGAGGAGGCGGCGCGGATGCTCCGGGTATACAGGGACGGCATCGAGGTTGACCCGGCACGACTCGCGCAGGTGGAAGAGCGTCTCGCTGTTCTCCAGCGTTTGAAGAAGAAGTACGGTGACACGGTGGACGAGATCCTCGAGTTCCGCCGCGAGATCGGCCGTGAGATAGAGAAGGCCGCGTCCTCAGAGGAGGAGATAGCAGCGATTGAAAGGGAATTGGCGAAGACCAGAGAGTCTCTCGGAGCCCTCGCCGGCTCCCTCCACGAGCTGCGGGCGCGTGCCGCGCGTGTGCTCGAGAAGCAGGTGGAGGCCGAGCTTGCCGAGCTGAACATGGGTTCATGCGAATTCCGTGTGAGCTTCTCCACAAAGGAAGACGCGGCGGGCGTGCCTGTGGGGGGCAAGCTCCTTGCTTGCGGGGCAAGCGGCGTCGACACTGTGGAGTTCCTCCTCTCGGCAAACCGGGGCGAGCCGGCAAAGCCCCTTGCCCGCATAGCGAGCGGCGGGGAGATCTCCAGGGTGATGCTTGCCCTGAAGTCGTGCCTCGCCTCGGTGGACGAGGTGGACACGCTCATATTCGACGAGATCGACGCCGGCATCGGCGGCCGCACAGCGACCGCGGTCGCAGCGAAGCTCGCGGCGACGAGCCGGATGCGCCAGGTGATCTGCGTGACCCATCTCGCCCAGATCGCGAGCATGGCCGATACCCACTACGTCATCAATAAGGTCGAGGGGGGCGGGCGCACGAAGACCGTCGTCGAGAAGCTTGAGGGAGAAGCACGCATAGCCGAGATCGCGAGGATGCTCGGAGGCGCAGGCCTCACACCGACAACGTTCGAGCATGCGAGAGAGATGCTTCAGGCGGCCTCGCGCGCCAGCGGCCGCTGA
- a CDS encoding FAD-dependent oxidoreductase, whose translation MRTTEVCVIGAGPAGLCAAIAAREMGARVTCVDSGTRPGGQLVKQTHKFFGSRGQFAGRRGIDIARMLAAQVEGDPMVELMLESTVVGFYDDGTLGIEREDRVTFLKPERVICATGASERMLAFPGNDLPGVYGAGAVQTLMNVHGVRPGRAALMVGAGNIGLIVSYQLLQAGVEVVAVVEAMPNIGGYEVHARKIRRAGVPVLTSHTVKAAHGTRVVEGATICALGSDFEPVPGTDRRFQVDTICLAVGLTPLADLLWQAGCRMAYIPELGGHVALRDDNYETSRPGVYVAGDLAGIEEASSAMIEGTLAGLAAARSLGYTRPDVDERLAAARAELAALRAGPKGERVRRGIERLMRLGKEVGVFA comes from the coding sequence TTGCGAACGACTGAGGTCTGCGTGATCGGGGCAGGCCCAGCGGGCCTGTGCGCCGCCATAGCCGCCCGGGAGATGGGCGCCCGAGTGACTTGCGTAGACTCCGGCACGAGGCCGGGAGGGCAGCTCGTCAAGCAAACCCACAAGTTCTTCGGGTCGAGGGGACAGTTTGCCGGGCGGCGCGGGATAGACATAGCCCGCATGCTTGCGGCGCAGGTCGAGGGCGACCCGATGGTGGAGCTCATGCTGGAAAGCACCGTCGTCGGTTTCTATGATGACGGGACCCTCGGTATCGAGCGCGAGGATCGCGTCACGTTCCTGAAGCCGGAGCGCGTCATATGCGCCACGGGAGCTTCTGAGAGGATGCTCGCCTTTCCCGGCAACGATCTGCCGGGCGTTTACGGTGCCGGCGCGGTCCAGACGCTCATGAACGTGCACGGGGTGAGGCCCGGGCGCGCCGCGCTTATGGTTGGAGCAGGCAACATCGGCCTCATCGTCAGCTACCAGCTGTTGCAGGCGGGCGTCGAGGTCGTCGCAGTCGTCGAGGCAATGCCCAACATAGGCGGGTATGAGGTTCACGCGCGGAAGATCCGAAGGGCTGGCGTGCCGGTCCTCACATCGCATACGGTGAAGGCAGCGCACGGCACCAGGGTGGTCGAGGGCGCTACAATATGCGCTCTCGGCAGTGACTTCGAGCCGGTCCCGGGGACGGATCGGCGCTTCCAGGTGGACACCATATGCCTGGCGGTCGGCCTCACTCCCCTGGCAGACCTCCTCTGGCAAGCAGGGTGCAGGATGGCTTACATCCCCGAGCTTGGTGGGCACGTCGCTTTGCGGGATGACAACTACGAGACTTCGCGCCCAGGCGTATACGTGGCCGGAGACCTGGCGGGTATCGAGGAGGCCTCGTCCGCCATGATAGAAGGCACTCTCGCCGGGCTCGCCGCAGCGCGCTCGCTCGGGTATACAAGACCCGACGTGGATGAGAGGCTCGCGGCCGCCAGGGCCGAGCTCGCCGCGCTCCGCGCAGGCCCGAAAGGTGAGAGGGTGCGCCGGGGGATCGAACGTCTGATGCGCCTCGGGAAGGAGGTCGGCGTGTTTGCGTGA
- a CDS encoding 1-deoxy-D-xylulose-5-phosphate synthase, translated as MARLLDRLDLPHDLKRLSPQELEQLASEIREEIITTVAKTGGHLAPSLGAVDLAIALHAVLDSPRDKIVWDVGHQAYAHKILTGRHTVFRSLRQFGGISGFPRRDESPHDAFNTGHSSTSISAALGIAKARDLKGEDFTVVAVIGDGSLTGGMAFEALNHAGHLKTDLIVVLNDNEMSISPNVGALASYLARLRTEPRLLKLRQDIERILEGVPRIGKDLAESVRRLKGSVKYLVVPGMLFENLGFTYLGPLDGHDIQAIMRTVEDARAKGGPVLIHVVTKKGRGYPPAEADPRKFHGVGEFDVASGELLRSPGPPTYTQVFGETLAKLGSSDPRIVAITAAMPDGTGLDAFARLHPDRFFDVGIAEQHAVTLAAGLASQGFIPVAAIYSTFLQRAYDQIVHDVALQGLHVVFAVDRAGLVGEDGPTHHGAFDIAYLRSVPGMTVMAPADEVELVVMFSAALRMDGPVALRYPRAQGWGDAAFRPACPIEHGKGVLVRDGDDVAIVAIGSMVYPSLQAAALLERRGISAAVVNARFAKPIDEELLLYVASRCGRVVAVEEGTPAGGFGSAVAQVIAQHGTTGQAVAFRHLALPDAFVQHGPRDTLLAGCGLTPTHIAKAAADLLERSPGVIRTRQGTSAMGSSELAAGAEVTR; from the coding sequence GTGGCAAGGCTCCTTGACCGTTTGGACCTACCGCACGACTTGAAACGGCTCTCGCCGCAAGAGCTGGAGCAGCTTGCGTCGGAGATCCGCGAAGAGATCATAACCACGGTGGCCAAGACCGGGGGCCACCTCGCGCCGAGCCTCGGCGCCGTTGACCTAGCCATCGCGCTTCACGCGGTCCTGGACAGTCCGAGAGACAAGATCGTCTGGGACGTCGGCCACCAGGCATACGCTCATAAGATCCTTACCGGGCGCCACACGGTGTTCCGTAGCCTCAGGCAGTTCGGGGGCATAAGCGGGTTTCCTAGGCGCGACGAGAGCCCCCACGACGCTTTCAATACGGGCCATTCGAGCACTTCCATCTCGGCGGCGCTCGGCATCGCAAAGGCCCGCGACCTCAAAGGCGAGGATTTCACGGTGGTAGCGGTCATCGGCGACGGCTCCCTCACGGGGGGCATGGCCTTCGAAGCCTTGAATCACGCGGGCCATCTCAAGACCGACCTCATCGTAGTGCTGAATGACAACGAGATGTCGATATCCCCCAACGTGGGCGCGCTTGCCTCATACCTCGCTCGACTGCGAACGGAACCACGCCTCCTGAAACTGCGGCAGGACATCGAGCGCATACTCGAGGGGGTCCCGCGTATCGGCAAGGATCTCGCCGAGAGCGTCAGGCGGCTCAAAGGAAGCGTGAAGTACCTAGTGGTCCCTGGCATGCTCTTTGAGAACCTGGGCTTCACTTACCTTGGGCCACTCGACGGCCATGACATTCAGGCTATCATGCGCACCGTCGAGGACGCGCGTGCCAAGGGCGGTCCCGTGCTCATCCATGTGGTTACGAAGAAGGGGCGTGGCTATCCGCCTGCTGAGGCCGACCCCAGGAAGTTCCACGGGGTAGGCGAGTTCGACGTGGCGTCCGGGGAGCTCCTGCGCTCGCCGGGGCCGCCGACTTATACCCAGGTGTTCGGCGAGACTCTTGCGAAGCTGGGGTCGAGCGACCCGCGGATCGTGGCCATAACGGCCGCCATGCCTGACGGCACCGGGCTCGACGCCTTCGCGCGGCTTCATCCAGACCGGTTCTTCGACGTAGGCATAGCGGAGCAGCACGCTGTCACGCTTGCCGCGGGGCTGGCGAGCCAGGGCTTCATCCCGGTGGCCGCGATCTACTCCACGTTCCTTCAGAGAGCCTATGACCAGATTGTCCACGACGTGGCCCTGCAGGGGCTCCACGTGGTGTTCGCCGTGGACAGGGCCGGGCTTGTCGGGGAAGACGGCCCGACCCATCACGGGGCCTTCGACATTGCGTATCTCAGGAGCGTGCCGGGGATGACGGTGATGGCGCCCGCGGATGAAGTGGAGCTCGTGGTCATGTTTTCGGCGGCTCTTCGCATGGACGGGCCCGTTGCCTTGAGATACCCGAGGGCCCAGGGCTGGGGAGACGCCGCGTTCAGACCTGCTTGCCCCATCGAGCACGGAAAGGGCGTTCTCGTCCGCGACGGCGACGACGTAGCGATCGTCGCCATCGGCAGCATGGTGTATCCGTCGCTCCAAGCGGCTGCGCTTCTCGAGCGGAGGGGGATAAGCGCTGCCGTGGTGAACGCGAGGTTCGCGAAACCAATTGATGAGGAACTTCTCTTGTACGTGGCCAGCCGGTGCGGGCGCGTGGTAGCGGTCGAGGAGGGAACGCCAGCGGGTGGGTTCGGGAGCGCGGTCGCCCAGGTGATCGCGCAGCACGGCACCACGGGGCAGGCCGTGGCATTCCGGCACCTTGCGCTGCCCGACGCCTTCGTGCAACACGGACCGAGAGACACGCTCCTGGCTGGGTGCGGGCTCACGCCGACCCACATCGCGAAGGCCGCAGCTGACCTCCTCGAGCGCAGCCCGGGTGTAATACGGACGCGACAGGGCACCTCCGCCATGGGCTCGAGCGAGCTCGCAGCAGGGGCGGAGGTGACGAGGTGA
- the nusB gene encoding transcription antitermination factor NusB, whose product MTRREAREAAFIALFQMDVGRAAMEPAIHAATNGRRVDERSLDYVRRAVSGVVERKAEIDAIISKLAIGWTLDRMGAVDRNLLRLAVYEILHLDDVPVAAAINEAVALAKKFGDEESGKFVNGILGRLARETAASPGNSPE is encoded by the coding sequence TTGACCAGAAGAGAGGCGCGTGAGGCCGCGTTCATCGCGCTCTTCCAGATGGACGTGGGCCGGGCGGCGATGGAGCCGGCTATCCATGCCGCCACGAACGGCAGGCGAGTGGATGAGCGAAGCCTTGATTACGTGCGAAGGGCGGTGTCCGGGGTCGTCGAGCGCAAAGCGGAAATCGACGCGATCATATCGAAGCTGGCGATCGGGTGGACGCTCGACCGCATGGGCGCCGTCGACCGCAACCTCTTGCGGCTCGCCGTGTACGAGATCCTCCATCTGGACGACGTCCCGGTGGCGGCGGCCATCAATGAGGCCGTGGCTCTTGCGAAGAAATTCGGTGACGAGGAGTCGGGCAAGTTCGTCAACGGCATTCTGGGAAGGCTCGCCCGGGAAACGGCGGCAAGCCCCGGTAACTCTCCTGAGTAA
- a CDS encoding (2Fe-2S)-binding protein, translating into MRITVHPILEFKRGRKVKFTFDGQELEGYEGEPIAAALHAAGVRVLRESPKLKRPRGFFCAIGNCSSCLMTVDGRPNVRVCIERLREGMRVETQRGKGVLLAND; encoded by the coding sequence ATGAGGATCACGGTTCACCCGATACTTGAGTTCAAGAGGGGCAGGAAGGTCAAGTTTACGTTCGACGGCCAGGAACTGGAGGGGTACGAGGGGGAGCCTATTGCGGCCGCCCTGCACGCAGCGGGCGTGCGCGTGCTGAGAGAGAGTCCTAAACTGAAAAGGCCGAGGGGCTTCTTCTGCGCGATAGGCAACTGCTCGTCGTGCCTGATGACCGTGGACGGGCGCCCGAACGTGAGAGTCTGCATAGAGAGGCTGCGCGAGGGCATGCGCGTCGAAACGCAGCGGGGAAAGGGTGTGCTTCTTGCGAACGACTGA
- a CDS encoding polyprenyl synthetase family protein: MNDWTHRMRELVNEALERTLPPETAAPVGLHRAMRYAVFPGGKRIRPLLTLGAALAVGRRHSAALGSAAACTRRDDWDEMAVRRAMPCAVAVELVHSYSLIHDDLPAMDDDDFRRGRPTVHKAFGEALAILAGDALLPLAFEVLTGDESRSLIGPEAAANTAWELARAAGSLGMAGGQAIDVGDAAERSGHPRSEEAAPGATDRAQAPRGGDVTLANRVVRLADLKTGALIRAAVRCGAIALSALPDELEALTRFGSLVGRAFQVFDDLDDIEEGNVLTFPRAMGSEAARAYAEELLAQAEEALSLFAAGEAAELCALARALGGRVA; the protein is encoded by the coding sequence ATGAACGACTGGACGCACAGGATGAGAGAGCTCGTGAACGAGGCCCTCGAGCGCACGCTGCCTCCTGAGACGGCCGCCCCCGTCGGGCTTCACAGGGCCATGAGGTACGCGGTCTTTCCCGGGGGGAAGCGAATACGACCGCTCCTGACGCTCGGCGCGGCCCTCGCAGTGGGGCGGAGGCACAGCGCAGCCCTCGGAAGCGCGGCGGCATGCACTCGTCGCGACGACTGGGATGAGATGGCCGTGCGGCGCGCCATGCCTTGTGCGGTCGCGGTTGAGCTCGTTCACTCGTATTCGCTTATCCACGACGATCTTCCGGCGATGGATGACGACGACTTCAGGCGCGGCCGTCCTACGGTACACAAGGCTTTCGGAGAGGCGCTGGCCATCCTCGCGGGCGACGCCCTTCTGCCGCTGGCATTTGAGGTGCTCACCGGGGACGAATCCCGGAGCCTGATAGGCCCGGAAGCGGCGGCGAACACCGCCTGGGAGCTCGCGCGTGCGGCGGGGAGCCTGGGCATGGCGGGCGGGCAGGCCATTGACGTCGGTGATGCCGCGGAGCGCTCTGGGCACCCCCGCAGTGAGGAGGCCGCGCCGGGTGCGACCGACAGGGCCCAGGCGCCGCGAGGCGGTGACGTGACGCTCGCGAACCGAGTGGTGCGCCTCGCAGACCTCAAGACCGGGGCACTCATACGGGCTGCGGTGCGCTGCGGTGCGATCGCCCTCTCCGCGCTCCCCGACGAGCTCGAGGCGCTGACCCGTTTCGGAAGCCTTGTCGGCCGCGCCTTCCAGGTGTTCGATGATCTGGACGATATCGAAGAGGGGAACGTGCTGACCTTCCCGCGGGCGATGGGGTCCGAGGCAGCAAGAGCCTACGCCGAGGAGCTTCTGGCGCAGGCGGAGGAAGCGCTGTCGCTATTCGCGGCGGGCGAAGCCGCCGAGCTGTGCGCGCTCGCCCGGGCGCTCGGCGGCCGCGTCGCTTGA